One genomic window of Halovivax cerinus includes the following:
- a CDS encoding TRAM domain-containing protein: MADCPLADECPSFSERIAGMGCQHYGDKGGKEWCNHYNQPISELKTQPVKSGEEVVVEIVDMHESGAGVGRTEDGFIVMVDGVLPKARSRVEITRVHSNHARGEEVERLPLDPDEDEADGEDTDAADEDDDATDGEDTDEETDEERTDDGPTRPHLGSRENFWGS, encoded by the coding sequence ATGGCAGATTGTCCACTCGCCGACGAGTGTCCGAGTTTTTCGGAGCGGATCGCTGGCATGGGGTGTCAGCACTACGGCGACAAGGGCGGCAAGGAGTGGTGCAACCACTACAACCAGCCCATCAGCGAGCTCAAGACCCAGCCCGTCAAGAGCGGTGAGGAAGTCGTCGTCGAGATCGTCGACATGCACGAAAGCGGCGCGGGCGTCGGCCGTACCGAGGACGGGTTCATCGTCATGGTCGACGGCGTCCTCCCGAAAGCACGCTCGCGCGTCGAGATCACCCGCGTCCACAGCAACCACGCCCGTGGCGAGGAGGTCGAGCGACTCCCGCTCGACCCCGACGAGGACGAAGCCGACGGCGAGGACACCGACGCAGCGGACGAGGACGACGACGCGACCGACGGTGAGGACACCGACGAGGAAACCGACGAAGAGCGGACGGACGACGGTCCGACCCGCCCGCATCTCGGGAGCCGCGAGAACTTCTGGGGCTCCTGA
- a CDS encoding LeuA family protein has product MSPGRGVEFFDGNEVATVAEIDDARIFDTTLRDGEQAARVSFTYEDKREIAAVLDEMGTHVIEAGFPVNSEAEFEAVHDIAGACETTVCGLARVVEDDVEAALDAGVDMVHVFASTSDVQLADSMHSTRDAVERRSVEAVERVAEAGVECMFSPMDATRTEPAFLAEMVEAVSSAGADWINIPDTVGVCTPKRMGELVEFVGEHTDAAIDVHCHDDFGMATANAVAGIEAGAAQAQVSVNGIGERAGNAAAEEVVMALESVYGIDTGIDTTRFVELSSLVESRSEVSVPRNKPVVGENAFSHESGIHAAGVIENAETFEPGVMTPEMVGAERAFVLGKHTGTHSVRKHLREAGYDPTDEQVREVATRVKSYGATEGEVTAEVVDRFASEVDVDRRRVHEGPI; this is encoded by the coding sequence CTGTCACCCGGCAGGGGAGTCGAGTTCTTCGACGGTAATGAAGTGGCTACTGTAGCCGAGATTGACGACGCACGGATTTTCGATACCACCTTACGCGACGGCGAGCAGGCAGCACGCGTCTCGTTCACCTACGAGGACAAGCGTGAGATAGCGGCGGTACTCGACGAGATGGGGACGCACGTCATCGAGGCGGGCTTCCCGGTGAACTCGGAGGCGGAGTTCGAGGCCGTCCACGACATCGCTGGCGCGTGCGAGACGACCGTCTGCGGGCTCGCGCGGGTCGTCGAGGATGACGTCGAGGCGGCGCTCGACGCGGGCGTGGACATGGTTCACGTGTTCGCGTCGACGTCGGACGTACAGCTCGCCGACTCGATGCACTCGACGCGTGACGCGGTCGAGCGCCGTTCGGTCGAGGCGGTCGAACGCGTCGCCGAGGCGGGCGTCGAGTGCATGTTCTCGCCGATGGACGCCACGCGGACGGAGCCGGCGTTCCTGGCCGAGATGGTCGAGGCCGTCTCGTCCGCGGGCGCAGACTGGATCAACATCCCCGACACCGTCGGCGTCTGTACGCCGAAACGCATGGGTGAGCTGGTCGAGTTCGTCGGCGAGCACACCGACGCCGCGATCGACGTCCACTGCCACGACGACTTCGGCATGGCGACGGCGAACGCGGTCGCGGGGATCGAGGCGGGCGCCGCGCAGGCACAGGTTTCGGTCAACGGAATCGGTGAACGGGCGGGCAACGCCGCCGCAGAAGAGGTCGTGATGGCGCTCGAATCGGTCTACGGGATCGACACGGGTATCGACACGACCCGATTCGTCGAACTCTCCTCGCTCGTCGAGTCGCGTAGCGAGGTATCCGTCCCCAGGAACAAGCCGGTCGTCGGCGAGAACGCGTTCAGTCACGAGAGCGGCATCCACGCCGCGGGCGTGATCGAGAACGCGGAGACGTTCGAACCCGGCGTGATGACCCCCGAGATGGTCGGCGCCGAGCGCGCGTTCGTCCTGGGTAAACACACCGGCACCCACAGCGTTCGCAAGCACCTGCGAGAGGCGGGGTACGATCCGACCGACGAGCAGGTGCGCGAGGTCGCGACCCGCGTCAAATCTTACGGCGCCACCGAAGGCGAGGTGACCGCGGAGGTCGTCGATCGGTTCGCGAGTGAGGTCGACGTCGACCGACGACGCGTTCACGAGGGGCCGATCTGA
- a CDS encoding DUF309 domain-containing protein, which yields MRTPLRAGIAVYNEGHYHAAHDAWEDHWLDLEAGTADERLLHGLIQFTAAVHHARRRNWEGSVGLARSAGEYLADLPPDYRGCNVDAIRRFLADLADDPALIERRAPLALSHDGDILTLEECSPPEIAVAAAVLAEEWGYDGAVVERAGKFLGDELGRERTGTPFLALLSEFAAGDPANRDVVYQRLGQHVERREVRESDVEGLFE from the coding sequence ATGCGAACCCCGCTCCGGGCCGGGATCGCCGTCTACAACGAAGGTCACTACCACGCCGCCCACGACGCCTGGGAGGACCACTGGCTCGACCTCGAAGCCGGAACCGCCGACGAACGATTGCTCCACGGGTTGATCCAGTTCACGGCGGCCGTCCACCACGCCCGGCGTCGTAACTGGGAGGGAAGCGTCGGCCTCGCGCGGAGCGCCGGTGAGTATCTGGCGGACCTTCCGCCGGACTACCGCGGGTGTAACGTCGACGCCATCCGGCGATTTCTCGCCGACCTCGCCGACGATCCGGCACTGATCGAGCGACGGGCTCCGCTCGCGCTCTCCCACGACGGCGACATCCTGACGCTGGAGGAGTGCTCGCCGCCCGAGATCGCCGTCGCCGCCGCGGTCCTCGCCGAGGAGTGGGGGTACGACGGGGCGGTCGTCGAGCGAGCCGGTAAGTTTCTCGGAGACGAACTCGGTCGAGAACGAACCGGGACGCCGTTTCTCGCGCTCCTCAGTGAGTTCGCTGCGGGCGACCCGGCGAATCGAGACGTGGTCTACCAGCGACTCGGACAGCACGTCGAAAGACGCGAGGTCCGCGAGAGCGACGTCGAGGGCCTCTTCGAGTGA
- a CDS encoding ABC transporter ATP-binding protein, with translation MSVEWEEDDPFEEQRDKIENPMKRLFREYGARYKFQALVGIFASIFARLLDLLPPLMLGIALDSIFRNEGTFSEQIPLVVLPDGWLPTDPEGQFWFTIAVLVGAFGFGAVFHWTRNWGFNSFAQNIQHDVRTDTYDKMQRLNMDFFSDKQTGEMMSILSNDVNRLERFLNDGMNSLFRMSVMVLGIGGLLLWINWQLALVALLPVPLIAAFTYVFVRIIQPKYARVRSTVGKVNSRLENNLGGIQVIKSSTTEDYESDRVDDVSMDYFDANWDAIETRIKFFPGLRVIAGVGFVITFVVGGLWVFNGTAPGPFSGTLTEGNFVVFVLYTQRFIWPMAQFGQIINMYQRARASSARMFGLMDEPSRVEENPGATELEVTDGHVEYDHVTFGYDDETIIEDVDFDVEGGETLALVGPTGAGKSTILKLLLRMYDIDDGEIRIDGQDLRDVTLRSLRERTGYVSQDSFLFYGTVEENITYGTFDATRDEVIEAAKMAEAHDFIENLPEGYDTEVGERGVKLSGGQRQRISIARAILKDPEILILDEATSDVDTETEMLIQRSIDKLAADRTTFAIAHRLSTIKDADTIVVLEGGQIVERGTHDDLLDNGGLYAHLWGVQAGEIDELPQEFIERAQRRTARTESQQDD, from the coding sequence ATGAGTGTCGAGTGGGAGGAAGACGATCCCTTCGAGGAACAACGGGACAAGATCGAGAACCCGATGAAGCGGCTGTTCCGCGAGTACGGGGCTCGGTACAAGTTCCAGGCGCTGGTCGGAATTTTCGCGAGTATCTTCGCTCGCCTGCTCGATCTATTGCCGCCGTTGATGCTGGGGATCGCGCTCGACTCGATCTTCCGGAACGAGGGGACGTTCTCCGAGCAGATTCCGCTCGTCGTCCTGCCAGACGGCTGGTTGCCCACCGACCCTGAGGGTCAGTTCTGGTTCACGATCGCCGTGTTAGTCGGCGCGTTCGGTTTCGGCGCGGTATTCCACTGGACGCGAAACTGGGGGTTCAACTCGTTCGCCCAGAACATCCAGCACGACGTCCGTACCGACACGTACGACAAGATGCAGCGCCTCAACATGGATTTCTTCTCCGACAAGCAGACGGGGGAGATGATGTCCATCCTCTCGAACGACGTCAACCGGCTCGAGCGATTCTTGAACGACGGAATGAACTCCCTGTTCCGGATGTCGGTGATGGTCCTCGGAATCGGCGGCTTGCTGCTGTGGATCAACTGGCAACTGGCGCTCGTCGCGCTCTTGCCGGTCCCGCTGATCGCCGCCTTCACGTACGTGTTCGTCAGGATCATCCAGCCCAAGTACGCGAGGGTCCGCTCGACGGTCGGGAAGGTCAACTCCCGACTGGAGAACAACCTGGGCGGGATCCAGGTCATCAAGTCGAGCACGACGGAGGACTACGAATCCGACCGCGTCGACGACGTCTCGATGGACTACTTCGACGCCAACTGGGACGCCATCGAGACCCGGATCAAGTTCTTCCCAGGTCTCCGGGTCATCGCCGGCGTCGGCTTCGTCATCACGTTCGTCGTCGGCGGCCTCTGGGTGTTCAACGGCACGGCACCGGGACCGTTCTCCGGCACGCTGACTGAGGGGAACTTCGTCGTCTTCGTCCTCTACACGCAACGCTTCATCTGGCCCATGGCCCAGTTCGGGCAGATCATCAACATGTATCAGCGCGCTCGTGCGTCGTCCGCGCGCATGTTCGGCCTGATGGACGAACCCAGCCGCGTCGAGGAGAACCCCGGCGCGACGGAACTCGAGGTCACCGACGGGCACGTCGAGTACGATCACGTTACGTTCGGATACGACGACGAGACCATCATCGAGGACGTCGACTTCGACGTCGAAGGTGGCGAAACCCTCGCGCTCGTCGGTCCGACCGGTGCCGGCAAGTCCACGATTCTGAAGCTCTTGCTGCGGATGTACGACATCGACGATGGCGAAATCCGGATCGACGGCCAGGACCTCCGGGACGTCACCCTCCGAAGCTTGCGAGAGCGGACTGGCTACGTCAGTCAGGACTCGTTCCTGTTCTACGGGACCGTCGAGGAGAACATCACGTACGGGACCTTCGACGCGACCCGCGACGAAGTGATCGAGGCCGCGAAGATGGCCGAAGCACACGACTTCATCGAGAACCTGCCCGAAGGGTACGACACCGAGGTCGGCGAACGCGGCGTCAAACTCTCCGGCGGCCAGCGCCAGCGCATCTCCATCGCGCGGGCGATCCTCAAGGACCCCGAAATCCTCATCCTCGACGAGGCGACCAGTGACGTCGACACCGAGACGGAGATGCTGATCCAACGCTCGATCGACAAACTCGCGGCCGATCGGACCACGTTCGCCATCGCACACCGCCTCTCGACGATCAAGGACGCCGACACCATCGTCGTCCTCGAGGGCGGACAGATCGTCGAGCGTGGCACCCACGACGACCTCCTCGACAACGGCGGCCTCTACGCACACCTCTGGGGCGTCCAGGCAGGCGAAATCGACGAACTCCCACAGGAGTTCATCGAACGCGCCCAGCGTCGGACCGCACGAACGGAGTCACAGCAGGACGACTGA
- a CDS encoding dihydroneopterin aldolase family protein, translated as MNQTPPESPPNAAEPTPGEVACFEAGIKFGSLYHQFAGTPVSPANSDSIARAMEESIENQPHCVDVSVEVDVDAIRAELAASSADYTELTGRFLEVEVVVEYEERGVTARMALEDGYPLMQVTEISRPADRDD; from the coding sequence ATGAATCAGACGCCACCGGAGAGCCCGCCCAACGCGGCCGAGCCCACGCCCGGAGAGGTCGCCTGTTTCGAGGCCGGGATCAAGTTCGGCTCGCTGTACCACCAGTTCGCGGGGACGCCCGTCTCGCCCGCGAACTCGGACAGCATCGCCCGCGCGATGGAAGAATCGATCGAGAACCAGCCCCACTGCGTGGATGTCAGCGTCGAGGTCGATGTCGACGCGATCCGGGCCGAACTCGCGGCGTCGAGCGCCGACTACACGGAGCTGACCGGCCGATTCCTCGAGGTCGAGGTCGTCGTCGAGTACGAGGAGCGCGGCGTCACCGCCCGGATGGCGCTGGAGGACGGCTATCCGCTGATGCAGGTTACGGAGATCTCCCGCCCAGCCGACCGGGACGACTGA
- a CDS encoding DUF5789 family protein has protein sequence MSDSNREQGVELGDLGTKLHEHDYPASQDELLDAYGDEELSMEEETTTFRELLEPFNEDRYESPVEVEQAIVTMVGDEAIGRKNYSDRTPPAPGEDRQDEGAPGQEGQREQESF, from the coding sequence ATGAGCGACTCAAATCGCGAGCAAGGTGTCGAGCTGGGCGACCTCGGGACCAAGCTCCATGAGCACGATTACCCCGCCAGCCAGGACGAGTTGCTCGACGCGTACGGGGACGAGGAACTGTCGATGGAAGAGGAGACGACGACGTTTCGAGAACTGCTCGAACCGTTCAACGAGGATCGGTACGAGTCACCGGTCGAAGTCGAACAGGCGATCGTGACCATGGTCGGCGACGAGGCGATCGGGCGGAAGAACTACAGCGACCGGACGCCCCCGGCACCCGGCGAGGACCGGCAGGACGAGGGGGCACCGGGACAGGAGGGGCAACGGGAACAGGAGTCGTTCTGA
- a CDS encoding creatininase family protein: MNLERAAWPDAADLDTDLAVLPVGSTEQHGPHAPLGTDTLAATAVAETGVEAFDGDVAVAPALPVGVAEEHRHFAGTLWLEPDTFRATVRDCVRSLAHHGFDRVVVVNGHGGNVDALTEVTAESSRHDDAYAVAFTWFEAVGEHSADMGHAGPLETSLLRAIDPDLVREDRVEEARDGAADGWGEWVSHTNLAHDSADFADNGVVGDPADGDAARGEELLELAAESLARLLAAVESRDLTESSHRE, from the coding sequence ATGAACCTCGAACGAGCCGCGTGGCCGGACGCGGCCGATCTGGACACTGACCTGGCAGTCCTCCCCGTCGGGAGCACGGAACAGCACGGTCCACACGCGCCGCTCGGCACCGACACCCTGGCAGCGACGGCGGTCGCCGAGACCGGCGTCGAGGCGTTCGACGGCGATGTCGCGGTCGCACCCGCGCTCCCAGTCGGCGTCGCCGAAGAACACCGCCACTTCGCTGGGACACTCTGGCTCGAACCCGACACGTTCCGGGCTACCGTCCGCGACTGCGTCCGGAGCCTCGCACACCACGGGTTCGACCGCGTCGTCGTCGTCAACGGCCACGGCGGTAACGTCGATGCCCTAACCGAGGTCACCGCCGAGAGCAGCCGCCACGACGACGCGTACGCCGTCGCGTTCACCTGGTTCGAAGCCGTGGGCGAGCACTCGGCCGACATGGGTCACGCGGGCCCGCTGGAGACGAGCCTCTTGCGGGCGATCGATCCCGACCTCGTCCGCGAGGACCGCGTCGAGGAGGCTCGCGACGGAGCCGCGGACGGCTGGGGAGAGTGGGTGAGCCACACGAATCTCGCGCACGATTCGGCCGACTTCGCCGACAACGGCGTCGTCGGCGACCCGGCCGACGGCGACGCTGCACGCGGCGAGGAACTCCTCGAACTGGCGGCCGAGTCGCTCGCGCGACTCCTCGCTGCCGTCGAATCGCGGGATCTGACGGAGTCGTCACACCGAGAATAG
- the azf gene encoding NAD-dependent glucose-6-phosphate dehydrogenase Azf — translation MAQSVLLTGAAGRVGSAVLGELADDYEWRLLDRDPPTEEMPGEFVVADITDEEAVREAMDGIDAVIHLAGDPRKEAPWSSVLPNNIDGTRVVYEAAIDAGVDTVAFASSNHAVGHYETDERTPDMYRKDDEFRLDGTELPRPGNLYGVSKATGELLGRYYHDEYDLSVACVRIGNLTKGHPPIDYERGQAMWLSYRDCAHLFERCIEADYGFEIVYGISDNDRKYYSIDRAKEVLGYEPRDNSAEWNGDERVGSDR, via the coding sequence ATGGCACAGTCGGTCCTGTTGACCGGGGCGGCGGGTCGCGTCGGCTCGGCCGTCCTGGGCGAGCTTGCCGACGACTACGAGTGGCGGCTGCTCGATCGCGACCCGCCGACCGAGGAGATGCCGGGCGAGTTCGTCGTCGCAGACATCACCGACGAGGAGGCCGTCCGCGAGGCGATGGACGGCATCGACGCGGTGATACACCTCGCGGGCGACCCGCGTAAGGAAGCGCCGTGGTCCAGCGTGCTGCCGAACAACATCGACGGTACCCGCGTGGTCTACGAGGCGGCCATCGACGCCGGCGTCGATACGGTCGCGTTCGCCTCCTCGAATCACGCGGTCGGCCACTACGAGACTGACGAGCGCACGCCTGATATGTATCGAAAGGACGACGAGTTCCGCCTCGACGGGACGGAACTCCCGCGCCCTGGCAACCTCTACGGCGTTTCGAAGGCCACCGGCGAACTCCTCGGGCGGTACTACCACGACGAGTACGACCTCTCGGTCGCCTGCGTCCGCATCGGTAACCTCACGAAGGGTCACCCGCCGATCGACTACGAGCGCGGCCAGGCGATGTGGCTCTCCTATCGCGACTGTGCGCACCTCTTCGAACGCTGTATCGAGGCCGACTACGGGTTCGAGATCGTCTACGGCATCTCCGACAACGACCGGAAGTACTACTCGATCGACCGCGCGAAGGAGGTTCTGGGGTACGAGCCGCGGGACAACTCCGCGGAGTGGAACGGCGACGAACGAGTCGGGTCGGATCGCTGA
- a CDS encoding DUF5790 family protein encodes MSQASLTDDDLFGEAATEMREDVESSLADARDALPAADEIWETDADNVLGALNGLKSALDTGDAADHLRDAKKWYTMGERADAFDDGDDLAEEIETLESTVEDIETAGEQVSDLTSTIPGLRSTLQDADEDEDEE; translated from the coding sequence ATGAGTCAGGCCTCACTCACCGACGACGACCTGTTCGGCGAGGCGGCGACCGAGATGCGCGAGGACGTCGAATCCTCGCTGGCCGACGCCCGCGACGCCCTCCCCGCCGCGGACGAGATCTGGGAGACGGACGCCGACAACGTCCTCGGTGCGTTGAACGGGCTAAAGTCCGCACTCGACACGGGCGACGCCGCGGACCACCTCCGTGACGCCAAGAAGTGGTACACGATGGGCGAGCGCGCCGACGCGTTCGACGACGGCGACGATCTCGCCGAAGAGATCGAGACGCTAGAGTCGACGGTCGAGGACATCGAGACCGCCGGCGAACAGGTATCGGACCTCACCTCGACGATCCCGGGGCTCCGGAGTACGCTGCAAGACGCCGACGAGGACGAAGACGAGGAGTGA